A part of uncultured Campylobacter sp. genomic DNA contains:
- a CDS encoding PAS domain-containing protein — MNQLLQTFIPTAHLIKNTIGDCEVVIHDMSTPQNSVVFVLGDVTGRRIGQSFDHLVKDVLLSKNFENDCTANYYFTAQNGKLIRSSTSLIRGADGKVVGALCVNIDTSNAMAAYKAIKDLLPNAKLDSKELQSVNFTDGGCDNAALDGASLKDGVNLETQNSNDLQQNILDIVQDLIASATHDLNVEGMKKEDRKRIVKFLAQKGIFEVKGAVELVAKALRTQKVTIYSYMDEVKKES, encoded by the coding sequence TTGAACCAACTTTTGCAGACCTTTATACCGACCGCGCACCTTATTAAAAATACGATCGGCGATTGCGAGGTGGTTATCCACGATATGAGCACGCCGCAAAACTCCGTCGTTTTCGTCCTCGGCGACGTAACGGGCAGGAGGATCGGCCAAAGCTTCGATCATCTGGTAAAGGATGTGTTGCTAAGTAAAAATTTTGAAAACGACTGCACCGCGAACTACTACTTTACCGCGCAAAACGGCAAGCTCATACGCTCCTCTACTTCGCTGATCCGCGGCGCAGATGGCAAAGTAGTAGGCGCGCTATGCGTAAATATCGATACTTCAAACGCCATGGCCGCATACAAAGCAATAAAAGATCTACTGCCGAATGCAAAGCTCGATAGCAAGGAGTTGCAAAGTGTAAATTTTACCGACGGAGGCTGCGATAACGCGGCATTAGACGGGGCGAGCTTAAAGGACGGCGTAAATTTAGAAACGCAAAACTCTAACGATTTGCAGCAAAATATCCTTGACATCGTCCAAGACCTGATCGCATCGGCTACGCACGATCTAAATGTGGAGGGGATGAAGAAGGAGGATCGAAAGCGTATCGTAAAATTCCTCGCGCAAAAAGGAATTTTTGAGGTAAAAGGCGCTGTAGAGCTCGTCGCAAAGGCGCTTAGGACGCAGAAAGTCACGATTTACTCGTATATGGATGAGGTAAAGAAGGAGAGCTAA
- a CDS encoding GyrI-like domain-containing protein: MKILYLDGFKIYGLKARTKNADELDGSGKIPALWAKFMKECYDGQSEIYGVYYDYENGADGLYDIFIGTKAPRSDEALEIKSGKYAVFSFPNEPQNVAKFWSKIWSFFEAGELKRAFGTDFEFYGGDEIKIFISVL; encoded by the coding sequence ATCAAAATTTTATATTTAGACGGATTTAAAATTTACGGGTTAAAAGCCCGCACGAAAAACGCGGACGAGCTAGACGGGAGCGGTAAAATTCCCGCGCTGTGGGCGAAATTTATGAAAGAGTGCTATGACGGGCAGAGTGAGATTTACGGCGTCTATTATGATTATGAAAACGGCGCTGACGGGCTTTACGATATCTTTATCGGTACCAAAGCGCCCCGCAGCGACGAAGCCTTAGAGATCAAAAGCGGCAAATACGCCGTTTTTAGTTTCCCAAATGAGCCGCAAAACGTAGCAAAGTTTTGGAGCAAAATTTGGAGCTTTTTTGAGGCCGGTGAACTAAAAAGAGCGTTTGGAACGGATTTTGAGTTTTACGGCGGAGACGAGATCAAAATTTTCATCTCGGTTTTGTAG
- the tkt gene encoding transketolase translates to MSSEQLSKISNTIKFLSADMIQSANSGHPGTPMGLSDVMSVFMSKVRHNPKNPAWLNRDRVVFSGGHASALVYSYLYLSGYDLSMDDLKSFRRLRSKTPGHPEITTPGVEIATGPLGQGVANAVGFAMAAKYAAHLLNEEGNEIIDHRVYCFCGDGDLQEGISYEACALAGRHNLDNLTIIYDSNGITIDGSTDIAWFEDVKVRFEAQGFEVARIDGHNFDQIEFVLDEVKNKTKPYLIIANTTIGKGALELEGTAKTHGAPLGEELLARAKQSLGFDPAQSFVVSEDVLFETRAAVERGDLEERLWKEKLAKLSDEKRALLNELLNPDFSKIEFPDFSGLKVATRDSNGKILNAIANAVPGFLGGSADLAASNKTELKGSGDFPCGKNLHFGIREHAMAAIGNAFARYGLFIPFSATFFIFSDYLKTGARLAALMGLRHYFVFTHDSIGVGEDGPTHEPIEQLSTFRAMPDFYTFRPADGNENVKCWRTALSLNAPAAFVCSRQGLEPLPKAVLGDVRNGAYLLRQSKEARITLIASGSEVSLCLKAAAILQEQGIGANVVSAPCFELLCEQDADYLAQILEPQTKILAVEAASALEWYKFADAVHGMQSFGESGNASELFKLFGFTDVAIAKQAKELLEQ, encoded by the coding sequence ATGTCGAGCGAGCAGCTAAGTAAAATTTCAAACACGATCAAATTTCTAAGTGCGGATATGATCCAAAGCGCCAACTCGGGCCATCCCGGCACGCCGATGGGGCTAAGCGACGTAATGAGCGTCTTTATGAGCAAGGTCCGCCACAACCCCAAAAATCCCGCGTGGCTGAACCGCGACCGCGTCGTATTCTCAGGCGGACACGCAAGCGCGCTCGTGTATAGCTACCTCTATCTTAGCGGATACGATTTGAGCATGGACGATCTGAAAAGCTTCAGGCGCCTGCGCTCCAAAACCCCGGGCCATCCGGAGATCACTACCCCGGGCGTCGAAATCGCTACCGGACCGCTCGGTCAGGGCGTCGCAAACGCAGTCGGATTTGCGATGGCCGCTAAATACGCCGCGCATCTACTAAACGAGGAAGGAAACGAGATTATCGATCACCGCGTCTATTGCTTCTGCGGCGACGGCGATCTGCAGGAGGGCATCAGCTACGAAGCGTGCGCGCTTGCGGGCAGACACAACCTCGATAATCTCACGATAATCTATGATTCTAATGGCATCACGATCGACGGCAGCACCGATATCGCGTGGTTTGAGGACGTGAAGGTGCGATTTGAAGCGCAGGGCTTTGAGGTCGCGCGCATCGACGGGCATAATTTCGATCAGATAGAATTCGTCCTTGACGAGGTCAAAAATAAAACTAAGCCCTACCTCATCATCGCAAACACCACGATCGGCAAGGGGGCGCTCGAGCTTGAGGGTACGGCTAAGACGCACGGCGCGCCGCTTGGAGAGGAGCTGCTTGCACGCGCTAAGCAAAGCCTGGGCTTTGATCCCGCCCAAAGCTTCGTCGTAAGCGAGGACGTGCTTTTTGAAACGCGCGCTGCGGTCGAGAGGGGCGATTTAGAGGAGCGGCTTTGGAAGGAGAAGCTTGCGAAGCTAAGCGATGAAAAAAGAGCGCTTCTAAACGAGCTTTTAAATCCCGATTTTAGCAAGATAGAATTTCCCGATTTTAGCGGGCTTAAGGTCGCCACCCGCGATAGTAACGGTAAAATTTTAAACGCTATCGCAAACGCGGTGCCCGGCTTTTTGGGCGGAAGCGCCGATTTGGCGGCGTCGAATAAGACCGAGCTAAAAGGCAGCGGCGACTTTCCGTGCGGCAAAAATTTACACTTCGGCATCCGCGAGCACGCGATGGCAGCGATCGGCAACGCCTTTGCGAGATACGGGCTTTTCATCCCGTTTAGCGCGACGTTTTTTATCTTTAGCGACTATCTCAAGACGGGCGCTAGACTTGCGGCGCTGATGGGTTTGCGCCACTATTTCGTCTTCACGCACGACAGCATCGGCGTAGGCGAGGATGGACCTACGCACGAGCCCATCGAGCAGCTTAGTACCTTCCGCGCGATGCCAGACTTCTACACCTTCCGCCCGGCAGACGGCAACGAAAACGTAAAATGCTGGCGCACGGCGCTTTCCCTGAATGCCCCCGCGGCGTTCGTCTGCTCGCGCCAAGGGCTTGAGCCGCTGCCTAAGGCGGTTTTAGGCGACGTGCGAAACGGCGCGTATCTGCTAAGGCAGAGCAAAGAGGCGCGGATCACGCTCATCGCAAGCGGCAGCGAAGTCTCGCTCTGCTTAAAAGCGGCGGCGATCCTGCAAGAGCAAGGCATCGGCGCAAACGTCGTAAGCGCGCCGTGCTTCGAGCTTCTTTGCGAACAAGACGCTGACTATCTAGCGCAAATCCTAGAGCCGCAAACTAAAATTTTAGCCGTCGAGGCCGCAAGCGCGCTTGAATGGTATAAATTTGCAGACGCGGTACACGGCATGCAAAGCTTCGGCGAAAGCGGTAACGCGAGCGAGCTGTTTAAGCTTTTCGGCTTTACCGATGTAGCGATCGCAAAGCAGGCCAAAGAGCTTTTAGAACAGTAA
- a CDS encoding RidA family protein — translation MKEIYPSGFAPKKAHYAPGILDDDGMLYVSGQLSVDPRTGTVPEGLAAQTAQALSNVAAVLAAAGADKGDVRMCRVYTPGVENWDVIDEQYALFFGAHKPARVVVPTTALHFGCLVEIEAVAKIKEKK, via the coding sequence ATGAAAGAAATTTACCCAAGCGGTTTCGCGCCGAAAAAGGCGCATTATGCGCCGGGCATCTTAGACGACGACGGAATGCTCTACGTCTCGGGGCAGCTAAGCGTGGATCCGCGCACGGGAACCGTTCCAGAGGGTCTTGCTGCGCAGACCGCGCAGGCTCTAAGCAACGTCGCGGCAGTGCTCGCCGCCGCAGGTGCGGATAAAGGCGACGTGCGGATGTGCCGCGTCTATACGCCGGGCGTCGAGAACTGGGACGTGATCGACGAGCAGTACGCGCTATTTTTCGGCGCGCATAAGCCCGCTCGCGTCGTGGTGCCGACTACGGCTCTGCACTTCGGCTGCCTTGTAGAGATCGAGGCCGTCGCAAAAATAAAAGAGAAAAAATAG
- a CDS encoding threonine synthase gives MSDFICTGCGKHASIDTLSYKCDCGGLYKLNSDAPKFNPALVDQSEFSIFRYRRFMGIDTAKFKEISMGEGLTASVKFGENLYLKLDYAMPTLSFKDRGAAVLVLHAKNIGVKKVLQDSSGNAGNAVAAYCARAGIECEIYVPKGTSPKKIDMIKSHGAHVTVFDGSRDETADACRKKAAQEQIYYANHVYNPIFYEGTKSYIYEIYEQLGRVPRNIFIPVGNGTLLLGAQAALGELYEGGLIEALPKIFIVQGERCAPLFDAKGAAREIEPQPTLAEGIAIARPMRAGEILGSSYVGEREVILASEGDILPARAALACGGFYVEHTTAATYAAYLRYKESHDLQGDSIIPLCGAGLKSDH, from the coding sequence ATGAGCGATTTCATCTGCACGGGCTGCGGCAAGCACGCATCTATCGATACTTTGAGCTATAAATGCGACTGCGGCGGGCTGTATAAACTAAACTCCGATGCGCCTAAATTTAACCCCGCGCTCGTAGATCAAAGTGAGTTTAGCATCTTTAGATACCGCAGGTTTATGGGTATCGACACGGCTAAATTTAAAGAAATCTCTATGGGCGAGGGGCTTACGGCGAGCGTAAAATTTGGCGAAAATCTCTATCTCAAACTCGATTATGCGATGCCTACGCTTTCGTTCAAAGATCGCGGCGCGGCGGTTTTGGTGCTGCATGCCAAAAATATCGGCGTGAAAAAGGTACTACAAGACTCCAGCGGCAACGCGGGCAATGCCGTGGCGGCGTACTGCGCTCGCGCGGGCATCGAGTGTGAAATTTACGTTCCGAAGGGCACGTCGCCTAAAAAGATCGATATGATCAAAAGCCACGGCGCGCACGTCACGGTGTTTGACGGTAGCCGCGACGAGACGGCGGATGCGTGCCGCAAAAAGGCCGCGCAGGAGCAGATCTATTACGCCAATCACGTTTATAATCCGATCTTTTATGAGGGCACGAAGAGCTACATTTATGAGATCTACGAGCAGCTGGGCAGGGTGCCGCGCAATATCTTCATCCCCGTGGGCAACGGCACGCTGCTGCTGGGCGCTCAAGCCGCGCTAGGCGAGCTATATGAGGGCGGTCTTATCGAAGCGCTGCCGAAAATTTTCATCGTTCAGGGCGAGCGTTGCGCTCCGCTTTTTGACGCTAAAGGTGCGGCGCGCGAGATCGAGCCGCAGCCGACGCTAGCGGAGGGCATCGCGATCGCAAGACCGATGCGTGCGGGCGAAATTCTTGGCTCTAGCTACGTGGGCGAGCGCGAGGTGATCTTGGCGAGCGAGGGCGACATACTGCCTGCTAGAGCGGCTCTTGCGTGCGGCGGATTTTACGTCGAGCATACGACTGCGGCTACCTACGCGGCGTATCTGCGCTACAAAGAAAGCCATGATCTGCAAGGAGATAGCATCATCCCGCTTTGTGGCGCGGGGCTGAAGAGCGATCATTAA
- a CDS encoding GrpB family protein: protein MSNKLLSMSLQELWRLFPIRLVPHDPRWSIWFRQEREILRGLLQDHGKIKIHHIGSTTVSGIWAKPIVDILIECSDIAAAKQRLIDAGYLLMSESESRCSLNKGYTEAGFAERVFHVHLRNFGDADEIFFRDFLRANADIAGRYEALKLELCKHYEFDRDAYTAAKSEFVLKFTHIAKENSK from the coding sequence ATGAGCAATAAACTCCTTTCGATGAGCCTGCAGGAGCTGTGGCGGCTCTTTCCGATACGTCTCGTGCCGCACGATCCGCGCTGGAGTATTTGGTTTAGACAGGAGCGCGAAATTCTGCGCGGACTGCTGCAAGATCATGGCAAGATCAAGATCCACCATATTGGCAGCACCACGGTAAGCGGTATTTGGGCGAAGCCTATCGTAGATATTTTGATCGAGTGCTCGGATATCGCCGCCGCCAAACAGCGCCTGATAGACGCGGGCTATCTGCTAATGAGCGAAAGCGAGAGCCGCTGCAGCCTAAATAAGGGCTACACCGAAGCGGGATTTGCCGAGCGCGTTTTTCACGTGCATCTGCGAAATTTCGGCGATGCGGACGAGATATTTTTTAGAGATTTTTTGCGAGCGAATGCGGATATCGCTGGGCGGTACGAAGCGCTTAAATTAGAACTTTGCAAGCACTATGAGTTTGACCGCGACGCATACACTGCGGCGAAAAGCGAATTTGTGCTTAAATTTACGCACATCGCTAAAGAAAACTCGAAATAA